The Gemmatimonadota bacterium genome has a window encoding:
- a CDS encoding deoxynucleoside kinase, with the protein MMIAVAGMVGTGKTTLARALARCFGFAVALESVGEENPWLPLFYGEPDGMRRYGLNLQLHFLATRMQSLRRMRAEGGDWILDRTWYEDAEIFARGLYEQGLLTPLEHRLYERLYTELSHSPAARPPRLMAYLHGPLELVVERVQQRGRPAEKEAPQEYWARLHARYRQWIGGFRFCTVLPLDIREHDLVADPGAVERVALKVQRCLGRDLEKAAVQYRLPV; encoded by the coding sequence ATGATGATTGCCGTCGCCGGCATGGTCGGCACCGGTAAGACGACGCTCGCTCGGGCCCTGGCGCGCTGCTTCGGTTTTGCCGTAGCGCTGGAGAGCGTAGGCGAGGAGAATCCGTGGCTGCCGCTGTTCTATGGTGAGCCGGACGGGATGCGTCGCTACGGCCTGAATCTGCAGCTCCATTTCCTGGCGACGCGCATGCAGAGTTTGCGGCGGATGCGGGCCGAGGGCGGCGACTGGATCCTGGACCGCACGTGGTATGAGGACGCCGAGATTTTTGCGCGCGGGCTATACGAGCAGGGGCTCCTCACGCCGCTCGAGCACCGGTTGTACGAGCGGCTCTACACAGAGCTGAGCCACTCGCCGGCCGCGCGGCCGCCCCGGCTCATGGCGTATCTGCACGGGCCGCTGGAGCTGGTAGTCGAGCGCGTGCAGCAGCGGGGCCGGCCCGCGGAGAAGGAGGCGCCGCAGGAGTACTGGGCGCGGCTGCACGCGCGCTACCGGCAGTGGATCGGCGGGTTCCGGTTCTGCACTGTGCTGCCGCTGGACATCCGGGAGCATGACCTGGTCGCGGATCCCGGCGCGGTCGAGCGCGTGGCGCTCAAGGTGCAGCGCTGCCTGGGCCGCGACCTAGAGAAGGCGGCAGTGCAGTACCGGCTCCCGGTGTAG
- a CDS encoding DUF971 domain-containing protein, producing the protein MKARAEPLEIAPTEDGTRLRVRWADGHVSEYPPLHLRINCRCAGCIDELTGDRILDVKKVPPDVYPLEILYVGRYALRFEWSDFHSTGIYPFELLRAICPCEQCQA; encoded by the coding sequence ATGAAGGCGCGCGCCGAGCCCCTCGAGATCGCCCCCACGGAGGACGGCACGCGGCTGCGCGTCCGCTGGGCGGACGGCCACGTATCGGAGTACCCGCCCCTGCACCTGCGCATCAACTGCCGCTGCGCCGGGTGCATTGACGAGCTCACGGGGGACCGGATCCTGGACGTGAAGAAGGTCCCACCCGATGTCTACCCGCTGGAAATCCTGTATGTGGGCCGCTACGCGCTGCGCTTCGAATGGAGTGACTTCCACAGCACCGGGATCTACCCCTTCGAGCTGCTGCGGGCCATCTGTCCGTGCGAGCAGTGTCAGGCGTGA